The Salinicoccus roseus DNA segment CCGCTCAAAGATGGCATTCTGGCCATCGATCTGCTCAGACGTCCGGAGATGGACTATGCCTCCATCATGGAAATACTGGAAGAGGAAACGACGCTCACACAGGAAGAACATGAACAGGTGGAAATCCAGGTCAAGTATGACGGCTACATCAAGAAGTCGCTCATGCAGGTCGACAAGGTGAAGCGCATGGAGAAGAAGAAGATACCAGCGGATATCGACTATGATGCAATCCATTCCCTCGCAACAGAGGCAAGGGATAAGCTGAAAACCGTCAAACCGCTCGATATCGCCCAGGCTTCCAGAATTTCAGGGGTGAACCCTGCAGATATTTCCATCCTTCTTGTCTATATTGAACAGGGCAGCATCCAACGGGTGGAAGCATGAAGGAAGCACAGTTCATAGAGGTCCTGCGTCACCAGGGGATCACCCTGGATGATGAACAGCGCGCCAAATTCAGAAGATATTTCGAGATGCTTGCAGAATGGAACGGCCGGGTCAATCTGACGGCCGTGACCGACGAGGAAGGGGTTTATCTGAAGCATTTCTACGATTCGCTGACGCCGCTCTTCCATGTGGATCTCCCGGAGAATGCAAGCATATGCGATGTCGGAGCGGGGGCGGGCTTCCCAAGCATCCCGCTCAAAATCCTGAGGCCCGACCTCAAAGTGACCATAGTGGATTCGCTGAATAAACGCATCCTCTTCCTGAACGAACTGACGGCAGAACTCGATCTGGATAAGATCCATCTGGTCCATGACCGCGCCGAGACATTTGCACAAGGCCCTCAGCGTCATATGTTCGATATCGTGACGGCACGTGCAGTCGCCCAGTTGAACGTGCTGGCCGAGCTCTGTCTGCCGCTTGTCCGTACAGGAGGTCGCTTCATTGTATTGAAGGGCAGAAAAGGCATGGAAGAATTGGAAGAAAGCCAGTTCGCCCTGGATCTCTTGGGAGGCGAGCTTGTGGAAACCCACAGCTTCACCCTCCCGGAGGAAGACAGTGAACGCCATATCCTCGAAATCGCGAAGAGAAGAAAAACACCCAAGAAGTATCCGCGCAAGCCGGGTACCCCAAACAAATCCCCATTAAAACAATAGGCAGGTGTTGCATGTGAAAAAACCATTTTCAAGACTTTTCGGCTTGATAGACAAAAGTGAAGATCAGCAGGAGAATGTCTCCCTGCAGCACTTGCCGATGGAAAACATCGTCCCCAACCGCTATCAGCCAAGGACGGCATTCGACCGGGAACGGATCAGGGAACTGGCCGATTCCATCGCGGAGCATGGTCTCCTGCAGCCGATCACCGTCCGGCCGATAGAGGAGGGCATGTTTGAAATCATTGCAGGGGAGCGCAGGTTCAGGGCGCTGAAGATGCTCAACCGCGAAGAAGCGGAGGTCATCGTAAAATATCTGACGGATACCGAATCTGCGGCCATTGCACTGATAGAAAATATCCAGCGCGAGAACCTATCCAGCATAGAAGAAGCGAAAGCCTATAAGAAGCTCCTCAAGATGGATGGCATCACCCAGAAGAACCTTGCACAGAATCTTGGCAAGAGCCAGTCATTCATCGCCAACAAGCTGCGTCTTCTTAAATTGTCCGATGAAGTCATTGAAGCGCTCCAGAAGCAGGAAATCACCGAGCGTCATGCAAGGTCGCTCCTCAGCCTGGAGGATTCAGGGCAGGAAGAGATGCTTGAAGACATCAGGAAGCAGAAGATGACGGTGAAGGAGACGGAGCATGCAGTCAGGAAGAAGCTGAAGCACGTCAATGACGAACTGGATTTTGATGAGGACATGTCCTTCATACTGAATGATCTCAACCGTGAAGTGGACAGGCTGAAGGACAAAGGATTCAACGTATCCTATGAGTCGGCTGATGAGGATGCTTTCCATGAAGTGACGATAAAGATCTATAGGTAGACACTCACTGTGTGGGTGTTTTTCTTATGTTACAATGGGCAGGTTGATTGATATAATGACAGCATGTGATTTTATACTTATGAGAACCCTGCACTGGAGGTAGTGGCGCATGGCAAGGCAAAAAGGACTGGGAAAGAGTCTCGGAAAGGGACTGGATGCTCTATTTTCCAGCGGTAAGGAAGGTGAGGCGGTCATCGAACTCAAAATTTCCGAAATCAGAAGGAACCCCTATCAGCCCCGTATGGAGTTCAATGAGGATAAGCTAAGGGAACTGTCTGATTCCATTGAGACACATGGCGTAATCCAGCCCATCGTGGTGAGGAAAGCCGTCAAGGGCTACGATATCGTGGCAGGGGAGAGAAGATTCAGGGCGTCCAGAATGCTCGGCAGGGAAACCATACCGGCAATCGTCAAGGAGATGACGGATACCGAAATGATGGAGCTTGCCATCATTGAAAACCTGCAGCGTGAGAACCTCAATCCGTTGGAAGAGGCGATGAGCTATCGCCAACTGATGACGACTTTGAACATCACCCAGAATGAAGTGGCAGAGCGGCTGGGGAAATCACGTCCCTACATCGCTAATATGCTGAGGCTGCTCAATCTGCCGAATGCCATCAGACAGATGATCAATGACGATCTGCTCTCCGGTGCACACGGCAGGACACTTCTGGCGCTCAAGGACCCCATCCAGATGGAAGGTGCAGCGAAACGTGCTATCGATGAAGGAATGAGTGTCCGTACACTTGAGACCTATGTAAAAAGCCTGCAGGAAGCACCTGCCAAAAGAAAGAAGAAGCAGGACAAGCCGAAGTTCATAGAGAAGCATGAGACGATGCTCAAGGAACATTTCGGAACGGCAGTGGAAATAAGGAAGAAGCGCAAAAAGGGCACAATATCATTCGAGTTCAGGAATGAAGAAGAGTTCAAAAGGCTCATCTCCATGCTGGAAGACAAGTAAACTGGAAAGTGAAGGTGGAAGCAGTGTTAGCGAATATACTGATGACAACAACTGAGGAGCCGATAATGTTCATCGGTGAAATCATGGATAATCTGAGGGATCCCGAGC contains these protein-coding regions:
- a CDS encoding ParB/RepB/Spo0J family partition protein encodes the protein MKKPFSRLFGLIDKSEDQQENVSLQHLPMENIVPNRYQPRTAFDRERIRELADSIAEHGLLQPITVRPIEEGMFEIIAGERRFRALKMLNREEAEVIVKYLTDTESAAIALIENIQRENLSSIEEAKAYKKLLKMDGITQKNLAQNLGKSQSFIANKLRLLKLSDEVIEALQKQEITERHARSLLSLEDSGQEEMLEDIRKQKMTVKETEHAVRKKLKHVNDELDFDEDMSFILNDLNREVDRLKDKGFNVSYESADEDAFHEVTIKIYR
- a CDS encoding ParB/RepB/Spo0J family partition protein, which translates into the protein MARQKGLGKSLGKGLDALFSSGKEGEAVIELKISEIRRNPYQPRMEFNEDKLRELSDSIETHGVIQPIVVRKAVKGYDIVAGERRFRASRMLGRETIPAIVKEMTDTEMMELAIIENLQRENLNPLEEAMSYRQLMTTLNITQNEVAERLGKSRPYIANMLRLLNLPNAIRQMINDDLLSGAHGRTLLALKDPIQMEGAAKRAIDEGMSVRTLETYVKSLQEAPAKRKKKQDKPKFIEKHETMLKEHFGTAVEIRKKRKKGTISFEFRNEEEFKRLISMLEDK
- the rsmG gene encoding 16S rRNA (guanine(527)-N(7))-methyltransferase RsmG; translation: MKEAQFIEVLRHQGITLDDEQRAKFRRYFEMLAEWNGRVNLTAVTDEEGVYLKHFYDSLTPLFHVDLPENASICDVGAGAGFPSIPLKILRPDLKVTIVDSLNKRILFLNELTAELDLDKIHLVHDRAETFAQGPQRHMFDIVTARAVAQLNVLAELCLPLVRTGGRFIVLKGRKGMEELEESQFALDLLGGELVETHSFTLPEEDSERHILEIAKRRKTPKKYPRKPGTPNKSPLKQ